aaaatataaattaaaaattgaacttcaaatttaaaattaacttctttaatttaattttttttagtttttgaataaaatttaatttaaatttttttatttttttttataatttttttttaaaatagtcttcaaaaaaaaaaaaaaaagatcaataattttccgtttattagccatttatttttcattcattttatattaatatttattaacattattattatttttaatattatcgtTAATCTCTTTCttacattaaaattgtaagttgcacatttatatattattattttttaaatttaattttaactttttcatctTGACACGTTTttaagttactttttttaatacaattagtTTTCTATTTTCGTCTAGTTGCCtatttaatctaaatttacagacaaaaaagtcttttaaCAACatgacacttttttatttatggcagacgttcatttattatttttttattaaacattttttttaatatttataaaaatttagaatttttatatttaattttttttttaattatttttcattgacaattcctgttttttttttctttaaatttttatttctacatttttcgggggttttttcaaaaaaatttacatttacaaatctaacaattttttagattatttattttttaataaaatggtcCATAAAAACCATGCATCTGTGAatgtttgacatttttttctatcgttCTAAGATAAAAAGCACATTAATTACAATAAGGcgcaaattaaaattcttcgtCATCAATATGTATTTTCATAAGcattattacaattatttttattattatctgcacatctatttattaataattttatttttttttttaaattaatttttttttttagaagttttttttaagttaacgcaacaaaaaacgtaaaataggcactaatttataattttttcattttttaataaataaattattttttgttatttttttttataatatttcaaaaaatattattaattgaatGCTTTATTGTGGTTGAGCACTGGGACGTTAATTAACAGAAATTctatggaattttttattttcttgtaattttttttctttttgacacGACACTAAATttgttcttaattttatttttaatttttttttttgtaaaaaaaattttttttttttcagatttttacaATATGCAACAtctctttttgtttttccgcTTGTACTCATCTTTAACCAAAGGTCTTTCTGACAATTGGAATTTTCTTACAACGCGCACCAATTCATGGAACGCCTGATCGACATTAACTCTATTTTTGGCACTGCATTCAATGTAGGGAATTTTGAGTTGACGACTCAATTGTTGCGCTTCTTCCAATTGCACGTGTCGCTGAAATTCCAAATCTGACTTGTTGCCAACCATGAGCATCGGAAATTCATCACGATCTTTGACACGGAGAATTTGGCGGTGAAATTTGAACATTTCGTCGAAACTCGAGTGATCGGTAACGGAAAAGACGAGCAAGAAACCTTCGCCGGAACGCATATATTGCTCTCGCATCGCGGAAAATTCTTCTTGACCAGCAGTGTCGAGGACTGTAAATGGAGAAATTGAtgagtttttgaattaatttttttagaaatagaCAAATTTGATGATATatcatgatatttttgacgtttcatgataaactttcaaaaaatttcctcataaacgtcaaaatttcttgatatatcatgatatttttgacgtttcatgatgaatttttataaaatttcctcatgaacgtcaaaatttgaaaatatatcatgatatttttgacgtttcatgaaaaatttttataaaatttcctcataaacgtcaaaatttcttgatatatcatgatatttttgacgtttcatgataaatttttataaaatttcctcataaacgtcaaaatttgaaaatatatcatgatatttttgacgtttcatgaaaaatttttataaaaagttactcataaacgtcaaaatttcttgatatatcatgatatttttgacgtttcatgaaaaatttttataaaaagttactCATAAACGTCAAAATTTCTTGATATATCATGATATATTTGACGTTTCatgatattttaaactttttcgaagttcgattcttaaatttttcttcgaaaacgtaaaaattaaccaaatcTCGTCTTATTATATaacatcaaaaataacttACTGTCCAATTTGCATGGAATATCATCGATAACGCATTGCTTCGTATACGAATCTTCGATGGTAGGATCGTAATCTGTGACAAAATAGCTctgaaacgacaaaaattactattaaATCCATAtttccgtaaaaaaaagtttctatttactcaaaaaatttgactctAAATTGAGAGAGAGATCGTAACATTTGCCGTTAATGAATACTGTAAGCACCAATTTTCGCCCACACAACGTTGTAGGttgtttaactttaaataactttttaattagagatcaattttctcatctttttatttttgtttttattggaAATCACTCATTAACGaactttgatctttttttcaatgcatcttcaaagagatttaaaaaaaaaaatttttttttcatcaacagGGTTCGTAAAAACCTTCGACTTGCGAACCCTGcgcgtaaataaaatttcataattcacTTCGCATATTTACAAAACAATATTGTTTACCTTCTGTTCGAACTTTTAATTGTTTGgctcgacaacgacgacgacggcgtCGATACACATGAATCATACGTTGTTTCGGTTTTTTCTCGCCTTCATTGACTAAAGTGCATGCAACAAgtgccaaaaaattgtctcaCAAGAATTACTCTCGTACAGCCCCCGTATAGCCCCTACAGGCGTATAGGTCTGTACGAGTATGTGCAAATATTTGCAACTTTGcgatgtagaaaaaaaaataaaccgcaCGGCTTCCATGTTGATTAAAGTTCACATTCGCGTCATGCGAGCCGAATAAAGGAGATTCAAGAGCGTGACTTTGAATGATtccttttttcgtttcgttcgttcgttcgtacAATTAACATGCATCGcaacatatttataaaaaaaataaaaataaaaagttgattttgttGTCTTTCAATATCAACGCAGTcgcattaaaattagaaacatAAGGCACgtaccattattttttttttcgtgttgtgTATGCGAGAAACAACATAATTTTAGTGTTTAGACAGAATTTGTACGGGCaggcacacaaacacacacttgCGAGTAatttgacgacgacgataatgATGACGAGAGggcaatgtttaaaaaattaagaagggAGTTGATTAGGGAGTGGAATGGAATTGAGAATTAGCGcgctttttgttaaaatttcaggatttttacaaaatattaacttatgaatttaaaaaaatagttaaattttgtaatttaatattttttaaataaatatttttttattaataatttttaaattaaaataaaaaaatttaagaaattcagaattttttttgttaaaaaaaatccatttttagtttaattatttacatttatttatttttaaaaaattaaattatttttttaaaaaaaaaatttttttttcaatttttaattttttttttaaatttttttattattaaaaaattcaaaaatttgaaaaaaaaattaaaccaaaaatttttttaatttgttaaaaaatattaaaattaattaattaaaaatttaataatattttttttaatgtaaattaataaagaatttaaaaaagtttcggattatttaaaaaaaaaattataaaaattttgaatttataaaaaataaattccattttcgtttaattatttaatttttttttttaatatttaaaaattttaaaaattaaatctcttACTTgaaaatagattaaaatttataaatattttttttttaattattttttattattaaattttttatttttaaattttattttattttaaattttttttgatattttttcgaatttcaaaaataaaaaataataatctgaatttaaaagaatacttttttttaaaaataatttttttttgtcgaaaattatgaacaaaaaacttttaactcaaatttagaatgaaaaaaattaaattatttttttttctttaaaaattttcttaaaataaaaaaaaatcaaaattataaaaaattaaaatgtaaaaattttttttttttaaattgttaatattttaaaaaaatttaattttttaaaaaaattttttattaaaaattaattttttaaaaaaattttaaaaattttaaatttatttaaaaattttcaaatttttttgttgaaatttaaaaaaatttttttttaattttatttaaaaattttgaattaatttaaaaaaaaaatattcagacagACATCAAACCGGTAAAAACGATATTTTTTCCCATTTGGTGACAACTCAACTTTAATAATGtctaaaaatagtaaattttgaaagataaaTCTATCGATAGTCGTGTCGTATCGCACTTCGTTCACTTTATCATTTTCCGTTTATCTAATATTAAACGTTCTGTATCGCAATAAAATGTCAATAgtacaaaaattctatttGAAACAAACAGAACTGTTTCGACAAAACGGCACTCCAAAGCGAAATCAAATCACTTTGCATGACACAACTCATAActattacaatattttatttattcgccGTCTGTGGGCGAtcatctcatattttttttagtttttctctcctctctatttaaaaaatcatcgcgtcacacatttttttttttcttctattcgTAGTAAAGTACAAATCAAATACCAGATGCACAATATCTCACTTtatgtgaaatatttatcTGATGATGGAACGCAGCAGCGACAAGGCACGGCGAAAATTCCTCGGTACGACGTCACTTACTTGGATAAATTGTATGGTTAAAGCACTTTTTCCGACACCTCCTCCGCCGACAACAACTAATTTGTAAATCTGGCTGTACGGATGGTTATTTTGGTCGTATTTGGCCATTTTCGTTCTGTTGGAGAATTTTCCGGATTTCAATTTGAAGCGCGAATGGATTTTTCGATGATGCGATTTGCGGTACAAAAGttagaaaaagagaaatatttttgtgtgtgttgtcaaaaaattaacaaaaaaaatctcgggaagaagaaaaatttgtgcCGTACGACTTAACTTACACTAAAAACTGAACTGATGACTACTCTACTCGTAATGAATGAAGGCGAGATGTGTGTCATATGTTTACTTGCCCATCTATCTCTGTACCGTGTCTTTATGGCGTATACGGGACAGTTATTTGTGTGTGTCTCTCATTTATCAATGAAGTCGTGTGCGTGTGCGAGATTTATGAATGAGAGAGAATTATTGCGTTTCTCTTTTGtcgagacatttttttttcgaggggTTCGAGTAtcggatttttttgaaaatatttcaagttgaaaagtcgttaatattttaaattattttttaaataattgacaaattaaattattttttttaattaattattttttttttaaattaaattaaaaaataaaattaaaattaaaaaaattattaattaatttttaatttatttaaacaatttaatttaaaaaaattaaagttttttttttgttaaatttattcaaaaattaatcattaaatttacttaaaaataattttttcaatttatttaaaattatttcttgaattatttttattttttttaatttaatttaaatttttttattaaatttattatttttttaaaaaatctttttttttaataaatttattttaaaattatttcatgaaattttacttaatttttaatttaatttatttagaaattattaattaaatttttaaaaatttattaaaattatttaaattatttttaatttatttttttaaattttttaaaaattatttaaaattttttttaatattttttaaatttatttattttaatttcaaaaataattaattccaaatttatttaaaaattatttattatttattaaatttatttaaattttgtttttaaatttatttagattttttttattaaattttttcaataaattaatcattaaattttcttaaaaataatttttttaatttattaaaaattatttttttttaaatttttaaaaattattttttaattcatttaatttttttataatttaaattttttaaaaattttttaaaaatttgttttttgttaaataaatttaaaaatgatttctaaaatttattgatttttttaaattaaagtaaattaatttaattttaatatttttcaaaattttttttaaattatttttaaaatttatttagaaattttttaaaaattatttttaattaa
The sequence above is drawn from the Culicoides brevitarsis isolate CSIRO-B50_1 chromosome 1, AGI_CSIRO_Cbre_v1, whole genome shotgun sequence genome and encodes:
- the LOC134827685 gene encoding ras-like protein 2 — translated: MAKYDQNNHPYSQIYKLVVVGGGGVGKSALTIQFIQSYFVTDYDPTIEDSYTKQCVIDDIPCKLDILDTAGQEEFSAMREQYMRSGEGFLLVFSVTDHSSFDEMFKFHRQILRVKDRDEFPMLMVGNKSDLEFQRHVQLEEAQQLSRQLKIPYIECSAKNRVNVDQAFHELVRVVRKFQLSERPLVKDEYKRKNKKRCCIL